The following proteins are co-located in the Pseudomonas synxantha genome:
- a CDS encoding DUF2474 domain-containing protein, with product MSGKPTLHEIEQAEKQPLWRRLGWLAMIWTASVVALFIVASLMRMFMNAAGLTTH from the coding sequence ATGTCCGGCAAACCTACGTTGCACGAGATTGAACAGGCCGAGAAGCAGCCGTTGTGGCGGCGCCTGGGTTGGCTGGCGATGATCTGGACCGCCAGCGTGGTGGCCCTGTTCATTGTGGCCAGCCTGATGCGCATGTTCATGAATGCCGCCGGCCTGACCACCCACTGA
- the cydB gene encoding cytochrome d ubiquinol oxidase subunit II, translating to MGIDLPLIWAVIIIFGIMMYVVMDGFDLGIGILFPFIPGKVDRDVMMNTVAPVWDGNETWLVLGGAALFGAFPLAYSVVLSALYLPLILMLIGLIFRGVAFEFRFKAKDHKRHLWDKAFIGGSLAATFFQGVALGAFIDGIPVVNRQFAGGSLDWLTPFTMFCGVALIVAYALLGCTWLIMKTEGKLQEQMHNLARPLAFVVLAVIGIVSIWTPLTHPEIASRWFTLPNLFWFLPVPILVLVTMYGLFRAVARHAHYTPFLLTLVLIFLGYSGLGISLWPNIIPPSVSIWDAAAPPQSQGFMLVGTLFIIPFILGYTFWSYYVFRGKVTHEDGYH from the coding sequence TCATCATCTTCGGCATCATGATGTACGTGGTCATGGACGGCTTCGACCTGGGTATCGGCATCCTTTTCCCGTTTATCCCGGGCAAGGTCGATCGCGACGTCATGATGAACACCGTGGCCCCAGTTTGGGACGGTAACGAAACATGGTTGGTACTCGGCGGCGCGGCGTTGTTTGGCGCGTTCCCGCTGGCGTATTCGGTGGTGTTGTCGGCGTTGTACCTGCCGTTGATCCTGATGCTGATCGGGTTGATCTTCCGTGGCGTGGCCTTCGAGTTTCGCTTCAAGGCCAAGGACCACAAGCGCCACTTGTGGGACAAGGCGTTTATTGGCGGCTCGCTGGCGGCGACCTTTTTCCAGGGCGTAGCGCTGGGCGCCTTCATCGACGGCATCCCGGTGGTCAACCGCCAGTTTGCCGGTGGCTCACTGGACTGGCTCACACCCTTCACGATGTTCTGTGGCGTGGCGTTGATCGTGGCCTATGCCTTGCTCGGCTGCACCTGGCTGATCATGAAGACCGAAGGCAAGTTGCAGGAGCAGATGCATAACCTGGCGCGGCCGTTGGCTTTCGTGGTGTTGGCGGTGATCGGTATCGTCAGTATCTGGACGCCGCTGACCCACCCGGAAATCGCCTCGCGCTGGTTTACCCTGCCGAACCTGTTCTGGTTCCTGCCAGTGCCGATCCTGGTGCTGGTGACCATGTACGGGTTGTTCCGCGCCGTGGCCCGCCATGCGCACTACACGCCGTTCCTGTTGACGCTGGTGTTGATCTTCCTCGGCTACAGCGGGCTGGGTATCAGCCTGTGGCCGAATATCATCCCGCCGTCCGTGTCGATCTGGGATGCCGCCGCGCCGCCGCAAAGCCAGGGCTTCATGCTGGTGGGCACGTTGTTCATCATCCCGTTCATCCTGGGCTACACCTTCTGGAGCTACTACGTGTTCCGCGGCAAGGTCACCCATGAAGACGGCTATCACTAG
- the mscL gene encoding large-conductance mechanosensitive channel protein MscL — translation MGVISEFKAFAVKGNVVDMAVGIIIGAAFGKIVSSFVGDVIMPPIGLLIGGVDFGDLAVTLKAAQGDVPAVVLAYGKFIQSIIDFVIVAFAIFMGVKAINRLKREEAVAPSLPPTPSKEEVLLGEIRDLLKAQNDKPL, via the coding sequence ATGGGCGTGATCAGTGAATTCAAGGCCTTCGCGGTCAAAGGTAATGTGGTCGACATGGCCGTCGGTATCATCATCGGCGCCGCTTTCGGCAAAATTGTTTCCTCGTTTGTAGGCGACGTGATCATGCCGCCTATCGGCCTTCTGATCGGGGGGGTGGACTTTGGCGATCTGGCAGTAACGCTCAAGGCCGCTCAAGGCGATGTACCGGCTGTGGTCCTGGCCTATGGCAAATTCATCCAGAGCATCATCGACTTTGTGATCGTCGCGTTTGCGATCTTCATGGGTGTAAAGGCCATCAACCGCCTGAAGCGAGAAGAGGCCGTAGCCCCGAGCTTGCCACCGACGCCGAGCAAGGAAGAAGTGCTGCTGGGCGAGATTCGCGACCTGCTCAAGGCACAGAATGACAAGCCACTGTAA
- a CDS encoding ferredoxin--NADP reductase: MTASAEKFTRQTLLDVQSLTPSLFTLRTTRDPGFRFTAGQFVRLGVTKADGSTVWRAYSVVSSPFDEYLDFFSIVVPGGEFTSELSRLQVGDTLLVERQATGFLTLNRFVDGRDLWLLGTGTGVAPFLSILQDFEAWEKFERIILVYSAREAKELAYQSLIKELGTREYLAEYAHKFVYIPIVTREQHPGALNGRITALIENGELERAAGVELTAEHSRVLICGNPQMVDDTRQLLKQRDMQLSLSRRPGQVAVENYW; encoded by the coding sequence ATGACGGCCAGTGCTGAGAAATTTACCCGCCAGACCTTGCTCGACGTGCAATCGCTGACCCCCAGCCTCTTCACCCTGCGCACCACCCGCGACCCCGGTTTTCGTTTTACTGCGGGCCAGTTCGTGCGCCTGGGCGTAACCAAGGCAGATGGCAGCACGGTATGGCGCGCCTATTCCGTGGTGTCGTCGCCGTTCGACGAGTACCTCGATTTCTTTTCCATTGTCGTCCCAGGCGGCGAGTTCACCAGTGAATTGAGCCGCCTGCAGGTAGGCGATACCTTGCTGGTGGAACGCCAAGCCACGGGCTTCCTGACCCTGAATCGCTTCGTGGATGGGCGTGACCTGTGGCTGCTGGGTACCGGTACCGGCGTGGCACCGTTCCTGTCGATCCTGCAGGACTTCGAGGCCTGGGAGAAATTCGAGCGCATCATCCTCGTGTACAGCGCCCGGGAGGCCAAGGAATTAGCGTACCAGTCGCTGATCAAGGAGCTGGGGACACGTGAGTATCTTGCCGAATACGCCCATAAGTTCGTCTACATCCCCATCGTCACCCGTGAACAGCACCCGGGTGCGTTGAACGGGCGCATCACGGCCTTGATAGAAAACGGTGAGTTGGAGCGTGCGGCTGGCGTCGAGCTGACGGCGGAGCACTCGCGCGTACTGATTTGCGGCAACCCGCAGATGGTCGATGACACCCGTCAGTTGCTCAAGCAACGGGACATGCAATTGAGCCTGAGTCGACGTCCGGGCCAGGTTGCAGTAGAAAACTACTGGTAG
- a CDS encoding methyltransferase: MPLLDSPFAQLDLIRQPEQHNDPLQAFDAADEYLLSYLAEQQPPAATRVLILNDSFGALAASLDGQVQVTSSGDSFLAAQGLEKNLVRNGKAFDAVKFTPASQVATGPFDRVLLRVPKTLALLEEQLIRLQGQLAPGAQVIAAAMVKHLPRAAGELLERYIGPMHASLAVKKARLLIATAAERPVAVSPYPTRYTLDTPAIELLNHANVFCREGLDIGTRAFLPHLPKDLGSARVADLGCGNGVLAIASALQNPDAHYTLVDESYMAVQSAAENWQSALGGREVIVRADDGLAGQEAQSLDVVLCNPPFHQQQVVGDFLAWRMFQQAREALVVGGALYIVGNRHLGYHSKLARLFRGVEQVAATPKFVILKARK; this comes from the coding sequence ATGCCCCTGCTCGACAGCCCCTTCGCCCAGCTCGATCTGATTCGCCAGCCAGAGCAGCATAATGATCCGCTGCAAGCCTTCGATGCCGCCGACGAGTACCTGCTGAGCTACCTTGCCGAACAACAGCCCCCTGCTGCCACCCGCGTGTTGATCCTCAATGACAGCTTCGGCGCCCTGGCAGCCAGCCTTGACGGCCAGGTGCAGGTGACCTCCAGCGGTGACTCATTCCTCGCCGCACAGGGGCTGGAGAAAAACCTCGTGCGCAACGGCAAGGCCTTTGATGCAGTGAAGTTTACGCCGGCCAGCCAGGTCGCGACCGGGCCGTTCGATCGCGTGTTGCTCCGTGTCCCGAAAACCCTGGCGCTGCTGGAGGAACAACTGATCCGCCTGCAGGGGCAATTGGCGCCTGGCGCACAAGTGATCGCCGCAGCTATGGTCAAGCATCTGCCACGGGCCGCAGGCGAGTTGCTGGAGCGTTACATCGGGCCGATGCACGCCTCATTGGCGGTAAAAAAGGCACGGTTGCTGATCGCCACCGCTGCCGAACGCCCCGTGGCGGTCTCGCCCTACCCGACCCGCTACACCCTGGACACACCAGCCATCGAGTTGCTCAACCACGCCAATGTGTTCTGCCGCGAAGGCCTGGACATCGGCACCCGCGCCTTCCTGCCCCACCTGCCCAAAGACCTCGGCAGTGCCCGCGTGGCGGACCTGGGCTGCGGCAATGGCGTGCTGGCGATTGCCAGTGCCCTGCAAAACCCCGACGCCCACTACACCCTGGTAGATGAGTCCTACATGGCCGTGCAGTCCGCCGCTGAAAACTGGCAATCCGCTTTGGGTGGGCGTGAGGTCATAGTACGCGCCGATGACGGCCTGGCCGGCCAGGAGGCGCAATCGCTGGACGTGGTGCTGTGCAACCCGCCGTTCCACCAGCAACAGGTTGTCGGTGACTTCCTCGCCTGGCGTATGTTCCAGCAGGCACGAGAGGCCCTGGTCGTCGGCGGCGCCCTGTATATCGTCGGTAACCGTCACCTGGGCTACCACAGCAAGCTGGCGCGGTTGTTCCGCGGTGTCGAGCAAGTGGCGGCCACGCCGAAGTTCGTGATTCTCAAGGCACGCAAATAA
- a CDS encoding LuxR family transcriptional regulator, protein MENWRTTRLPKLEGESEITTVFEMVLNHTYELGFQYCSFTMGCQSNSPQAKPVQINNYPNEWNKLYQRAHYFEVDPMVAHCKRCVLPIVWEEKAFETAPELWSIAQSYGVHLAWTQPVHDFQGVYSMLTLGRSTGEITPQELYEKAGQALWLCHALHAVVAQKYADNSDVHSPSKLTPRETEILKWSAMGKTASDIATILCLSERTVGFHISSTFKKLGVNNKIAAVLSASKAGLF, encoded by the coding sequence ATGGAAAACTGGCGCACTACTCGACTCCCCAAACTGGAAGGGGAAAGCGAGATCACCACTGTCTTTGAGATGGTGCTTAACCATACCTATGAACTAGGTTTCCAATACTGCTCATTCACGATGGGCTGCCAATCAAATAGTCCCCAAGCAAAGCCCGTTCAGATAAACAACTATCCAAACGAATGGAACAAACTCTATCAACGAGCGCATTACTTCGAAGTGGATCCAATGGTGGCCCACTGCAAGCGCTGCGTATTGCCTATCGTCTGGGAGGAAAAGGCATTCGAAACCGCACCTGAATTGTGGTCGATAGCCCAATCGTACGGCGTGCATTTAGCCTGGACACAACCGGTGCATGACTTCCAGGGCGTCTACAGCATGCTGACCTTGGGCCGCAGTACTGGCGAAATCACCCCGCAGGAATTATATGAAAAGGCAGGGCAGGCCTTGTGGCTATGTCATGCGCTACACGCGGTGGTAGCGCAAAAATATGCCGATAACTCCGACGTGCATTCTCCGAGCAAACTGACCCCGCGGGAAACGGAAATCCTCAAATGGTCAGCCATGGGCAAGACCGCCTCGGATATCGCCACCATCCTCTGCCTTTCGGAGCGCACGGTAGGTTTTCACATCAGCAGTACGTTCAAGAAACTGGGGGTCAACAACAAGATCGCTGCCGTACTCAGTGCCTCCAAAGCGGGATTGTTTTAA